In Malus sylvestris chromosome 15, drMalSylv7.2, whole genome shotgun sequence, a single genomic region encodes these proteins:
- the LOC126602105 gene encoding subtilisin-like protease SBT3, translated as MTSYDHVSLYFWLSIATISHLAIVSTFAQSQNYIIHMDSSVMPKAFFDHHSWYLATLDSTLGKFTPSTTATSSSSILSSRLIYSYTHAMNGFSASLTASELEALKSSPGYISSVKDLPVKKDTTHTSQFLGLNSKSGVWPVANYGKDVIIGLVDTGVWPESESFNEDGMSEIPPRWKGECESGTQFNSSLCNKKLIGAKFFNKGLVAQNPNLTIEVNSTRDTDGHGTHTSSTAAGNYVAGASFFGYAPGTASGMAPRAHVAMYKALWGVAGALSSDIIAAIEQAIIDGVDVLSLSFGFDGVHLYEDPLAIATFSALERGVFVSTSAGNEGPYFGTLHNGIPWVLTVAAGTIDREFKGTAHHGNGNSVTGSTLYPGNSSSTQFPVVFLDACNNRKTLKQLGKKIVVCQDRNDTLDYQVYNVSRANVAGGIFITSNTDLELFIQSIFPAIFLSPKEGEVIKDYINSNSRPKASLEFQKTLLGAKPAPSVTSYSSRGPSFSFPWTLKPDILAPGSLVLAAWPPNIFAAVVGKKDLFSNFNLLSGTSMSCPHVAGIAALLKGAHPEWSPAAIRSAMMTTSDILDNTGSPIKDIGDAYQPASPLAIGAGHVNPNKAIDPGLIYDAKIEDYVNLLCALNYTNKQIQTITKYASNNCSTPSLDLNYPSFIAFFNSNKKHSDVQTTHEFRRTVTNLGKGPSTYVASLTPLKGFVVGVVPEKLEFTEVGEKLSFVMSIKGPRVMKETVVFGSLSWVESGGEHVVRSPVVASSLMS; from the coding sequence ATGACTAGTTACGATCATGTTTCCTTGTATTTTTGGCTTTCCATTGCCACCATCTCACACCTTGCAATTGTCTCAACCTTTGCTCAATCCCAAAACTATATCATCCACATGGATTCATCAGTGATGCCTAAAGCCTTTTTTGATCACCATTCATGGTATTTGGCAACGTTAGATTCCACATTAGGCAAGTTTACCCCTAGCACCACTgcgacctcctcctcctccatccTGTCTTCCAGACTCATTTATAGTTATACTCATGCCATGAATGGTTTCAGTGCAAGTCTCACTGCTTCCGAGCTTGAGGCCTTAAAAAGCTCTCCAGGCTACATTTCTTCAGTGAAAGACTTGCCAGTTAAAAAAGACACAACTCACACCTCCCAGTTTCTTGGCCTCAACTCCAAATCCGGAGTGTGGCCGGTTGCGAATTACGGAAAAGATGTGATCATTGGGTTGGTGGACACCGGCGTTTGGCCAGAAAGTGAAAGCTTTAACGAAGATGGAATGTCAGAAATCCCACCAAGATGGAAAGGAGAATGTGAAAGTGGCACCCAATTCAACTCCTCATTGTGCAACAAAAAGCTTATTGGGGCAAAGTTCTTTAACAAAGGGCTCGTTGCCCAGAATCCCAATTTGACCATTGAGGTGAATTCAACGAGGGACACTGATGGGCATGGGACTCACACCTCGTCTACGGCCGCAGGAAATTATGTGGCCGGGGCATCATTTTTTGGTTACGCCCCAGGAACTGCCAGTGGCATGGCTCCTAGAGCGCATGTGGCCATGTACAAGGCTCTTTGGGGTGTGGCGGGAGCATTGTCGTCCGATATAATTGCTGCCATTGAGCAAGCAATTATAGACGGTGTGGACGTTTTGTCCTTGTCATTTGGGTTTGATGGTGTTCATTTGTATGAGGATCCTCTTGCCATAGCAACATTTTCTGCCTTGGAGAGAGGTGTTTTTGTGTCCACATCGGCAGGAAATGAGGGTCCTTATTTTGGTACCTTGCACAATGGTATCCCTTGGGTTCTCACGGTTGCAGCTGGTACAATTGATCGGGAATTCAAGGGAACTGCGCATCATGGAAATGGAAACTCCGTCACGGGGTCCACGCTCTATCCCGGAAATTCATCTTCAACCCAATTTCCAGTTGTTTTCTTGGATGCGTGTAACAATAGGAAAACATTGAAGCAGTTGGGGAAGAAAATCGTCGTGTGCCAGGACAGAAATGATACGTTGGACTATCAAGTTTATAATGTCAGCAGAGCAAATGTTGCCGGAGGCATCTTCATTACCAGCAACACAGATTTGGAGTTATTCATTCAAAGCATTTTTCCCGCAATCTTTCTGAGTCCAAAGGAAGGTGAAGTGATCAAAGATTACATCAACAGCAACTCACGGCCAAAAGCAAGCTTGGAGTTTCAAAAGACACTTCTTGGGGCCAAACCAGCACCAAGTGTTACCAGCTACTCGTCTAGAGGGCCTTCCTTTAGCTTCCCCTGGACCTTGAAGCCAGACATTCTGGCTCCAGGGTCGTTAGTCTTGGCTGCATGGCCTCCAAATATCTTCGCGGCCGTGGTGGGAAAGAAAGACTTGTTCAGTAATTTTAATCTACTGTCAGGGACATCCATGTCGTGCCCCCATGTAGCTGGAATAGCGGCGCTGCTGAAAGGTGCACACCCAGAATGGAGCCCTGCTGCTATTAGATCCGCCATGATGACGACATCAGACATATTGGATAACACGGGTAGCCCCATAAAAGACATCGGTGATGCTTACCAGCCAGCTAGTCCTCTAGCCATCGGAGCCGGGCATGTCAACCCTAACAAGGCCATAGACCCCGGGCTCATCTACGATGCGAAAATTGAAGACTACGTTAACCTTCTTTGTGCACTCAACTACACCAATAAGCAAATCCAAACCATCACTAAATATGCCTCGAACAATTGTTCAACTCCTTCTTTAGATCTTAACTACCCTTCTTTCATTGCATTCTTCAACTCAAACAAGAAGCACTCGGACGTACAAACGACTCATGAATTCCGGAGGACGGTGACCAACCTAGGAAAGGGGCCATCGACCTACGTTGCCAGCTTGACACCGTTGAAAGGGTTTGTGGTTGGAGTGGTTCCGGAGAAGTTAGAGTTCACGGAGGTGGGTGAGAAGCTGAGCTTTGTGATGAGTATAAAAGGTCCAAGAGTAATGAAAGAGACAGTGGTTTTTGGTTCTCTGAGTTGGGTGGAGAGTGGAGGTGAACATGTGGTGAGAAGCCCCGTCGTGGCTTCAAGCCTCATGAGCTGA
- the LOC126602109 gene encoding heat stress transcription factor B-4-like, with amino-acid sequence MALMIDNCEGILLSLDSHKSVPAPFLTKTYQLVDDPATDHIVSWGDDDTTFVVWRPPEFARDLLPNYFKHNNFSSFVRQLNTYGFRKIVPDRWEFANEFFKKGEKHLLCEIHRRKTAQPHQVGLSHHHHHHSQLGMNGHHHHPGFFPFPSPGSISPSDSDEQPNWCDSDSPPLLSPTGGINTNINSNNNNFMNINNNNTTVAGLAEDNERLRRSNTMLMSELAHMRKLYNDIIYFVQNHVKPVAPSNSYPSSMLLCNPQPPKHNGPNSNLNQLLGYYPAAPPPNAKQNPHHIMNSSSPMSNTTSKSSSVTILEDHHQQPPSGNNGCKNTKLFGVPLLHSKKRLHPEEYGSNNHHGNNMMEASKARLILEKDDLGLHLMPPSRC; translated from the exons ATGGCGTTGATGATAGACAACTGCGAGGGCATACTGCTCTCTCTGGACTCCCACAAGTCGGTCCCGGCGCCGTTCCTGACCAAAACCTACCAGCTCGTCGACGACCCCGCCACCGACCACATCGTCTCGTGGGGCGACGACGACACCACCTTCGTCGTCTGGCGCCCTCCCGAGTTCGCCCGCGACCTCCTCCCCAACTACTTCAAGCACAACAACTTCTCAAGCTTCGTCCGCCAGCTCAACACCTAT ggttttaggAAGATTGTACCGGACAGATGGGAGTTTGCGAACGAGTTCTTCAAAAAGGGAGAGAAGCATTTGCTTTGCGAGATCCACCGGAGAAAAACAGCTCAGCCACATCAGGTGGGTCtcagccaccaccaccaccaccactcccAACTCGGCATGAAcggccaccaccaccatcctgGCTTTTTCCCCTTCCCAAGTCCCGGCAGCATCTCGCCCTCCGACTCGGACGAGCAGCCCAACTGGTGCGATTCGGACTCCCCTCCTCTCTTATCCCCAACGGGAGGTATTAACACAAACATTAACTCTAACAACAATAATTTCATGAATATTAACAATAATAATACCACGGTGGCGGGTTTGGCGGAGGACAACGAGAGGCTGCGGAGGAGCAACACCATGCTAATGTCTGAGCTGGCACATATGAGAAAACTCTACAACGACATCATCTACTTTGTTCAGAACCATGTCAAGCCGGTGGCTCCGAGCAACTCATACCCTTCTTCCATGCTTCTCTGCAACCCACAGCCTCCTAAACATAATGGTCCTAATAGTAATTTGAACCAACTTCTAGGGTACTATCCGGCTGCTCCTCCACCTAATGCCAAACAAAACCCTCATCATATCATGAACTCTTCCAGTCCGATGAGCAACACCACGTCGAAGAGCTCCTCCGTCACTATTCTCGAAGACCATCACCAGCAGCCTCCGAGCGGTAACAATGGGTGCAAGAACACTAAGCTTTTTGGGGTGCCGCTGCTTCATTCGAAGAAACGATTGCACCCGGAGGAGTACGGCTCGAATAATCACCATGGGAACAACATGATGGAGGCCAGCAAGGCTCGTTTGATTTTGGAGAAGGATGATTTAGGACTCCACCTCATGCCTCCATCCAGATGTTAG
- the LOC126602113 gene encoding uncharacterized protein LOC126602113 yields MSLPLGSLSSLTSLPLLCTVHTRTHPSPRARKPITLHHLVLLSLPLVSVNSAKNPERNSGGFLYFPVRLWDEIEAGCKHTQLRQPRGFFRPSPAIPRRKEGLRIEAYNPDIQTLPHRYLRVL; encoded by the exons atgtctctccctctcggctctctctcatctctcacttctctccctcttctctgcACCGTGCACACACGCACGCACCCATCTCCCCGCGCGAGGAAGCCCATCACCCTTCATCATCTCGtcctgctctctctccctctcgtttCTGTGAACTCGGCGAAAAACCCGGAAAGGAACTCCGGCGGATTTTTGTAttttccggttag GTTATGGGACGAAATCGAAGCCGGGTGTAAGCACACCCAACTCCGGCAACCTCGGGggtttttccggccatctccggccaTTCCACGACGAAAGGAAG gacttagaatcgaggcgtacaatcccgaCATCCAGACACTTCCGCAtcggtatcttcgagtcctctag